The following are encoded together in the Primulina tabacum isolate GXHZ01 chromosome 18, ASM2559414v2, whole genome shotgun sequence genome:
- the LOC142532988 gene encoding metalloendoproteinase 2-MMP-like — protein sequence MALKYFQLLFCIPLVFLVFSDIGHATRHAPDDKNLHSPFEFIKHLEGCHKGNKSKEIHRLKNYLQKFGYLDDLDQGNADDDTFDDALESAVKTYQSNFHINPTGILDVITVSKMVETRCGVPDIVRGANSTRADRRKHDSGPVIHAVAHYSFFPNRLRWPPTKTHLTYNILPNTPSNAVGPVRRAFNQWASATHFTFSQVQSNQRADLVIGFFRGNHGDGHSFDGRGGVLAHAFAPTNGRFHYDADERWVDGIVMRAFDLETVAVHEIGHLLGLGHSSVREAIMYPSIPAGVRKNLHEDDIEGIRVLYNV from the coding sequence atGGCGCTTAAATATTTTCAGCTCTTATTTTGTATCCCTTTAGTTTTCCTAGTTTTTTCTGACATTGGCCATGCCACGAGACATGCGCCGGATGACAAAAAcctccactccccttttgagtTCATCAAACATTTAGAAGGGTGTCACAAGGGAAACAAATCGAAAGAAATCCACCGACTCAAGAACTACCTTCAAAAGTTTGGTTATCTTGATGACCTAGACCAAGGGAATGCCGACGATGACACTTTTGACGATGCCCTTGAGTCCGCCGTTAAAACCTACCAAAGCAATTTCCATATTAATCCGACCGGGATATTGGATGTTATCACGGTGTCGAAAATGGTCGAAACTCGATGTGGCGTGCCCGATATAGTGAGAGGAGCGAACTCGACGCGAGCTGATAGGAGAAAACACGACTCTGGTCCTGTTATCCATGCCGTGGCACACTATAGTTTTTTCCCTAACCGTCTGAGATGGCCACCTACTAAAACACACCTGACCTATAACATTTTACCCAATACGCCAAGCAATGCGGTCGGCCCCGTGAGACGGGCGTTTAACCAATGGGCATCCGCCACTCATTTCACATTTTCACAGGTCCAAAGCAATCAACGTGCTGATTTAGTTATTGGGTTTTTCCGGGGTAACCATGGAGACGGACACAGTTTCGACGGTCGGGGTGGTGTCCTAGCCCATGCTTTCGCGCCAACGAACGGGAGGTTCCATTATGATGCAGACGAACGTTGGGTTGACGGGATAGTCATGAGAGCATTCGACCTTGAAACGGTGGCGGTTCACGAAATCGGGCACCTTCTTGGCCTTGGACATAGCTCGGTTCGAGAAGCAATTATGTACCCATCCATCCCTGCTGGAGTGAGAAAAAATTTGCATGAAGATGACATTGAGGGAATCAGAGTTTTgtataatgtttaa
- the LOC142533603 gene encoding uncharacterized protein LOC142533603 — protein MAAKAGKSVAKAVGEYQYPWKEKLTKYKDELSKGVWGYWELGAWKPLGISARRRAQLRKEVLLAGADWPYDPERKEMKTKRKGHKVDRLAAEKRGRTAELMEAMPQMLADYRKRKWERKMKAEDDAAKKAVQE, from the coding sequence ATGGCTGCAAAAGCTGGAAAATCTGTTGCAAAAGCAGTGGGAGAATACCAGTATCCATGGAAAGAAAAATTAACAAAGTACAAAGATGAGCTTTCGAAGGGGGTGTGGGGTTACTGGGAGCTTGGGGCTTGGAAACCTCTCGGCATCAGTGCACGTCGCCGAGCTCAACTCCGCAAAGAGgtccttctggctggagcagaTTGGCCCTATGATCCAGAGAGGAAGGAGATGAAGACCAAAAGGAAAGGACACAAGGTTGATAGATTAGCTGCTGAAAAAAGAGGACGTACAGCTGAATTAATGGAAGCCATGCCTCAGATGTTGGCGGACTATAGGAAGAGAAAGTGGGAGAGGAAGATGAAAGCAGAAGACGATGCTGCTAAAAAGGCCGTTCAAGAGTAG
- the LOC142533266 gene encoding BOI-related E3 ubiquitin-protein ligase 1-like: protein MAVRADLLSFENMGNGSFVGCGSQDGVMRFEDGLCFQEIMGHDVQRKGVMLPALGSFDNQAVASSSETLSMEFLQCLSSEAERQNLEMNWFLHLENQNLRSLMQEATRKQAVVLHKHYESRIKFIIQKKDEQLSNARNRAIELQDFLRRAEMEAKACETKATEKEAIVSDLNNKLKQFRLKEYSLCDSSSSSSSTKEMGKTEEEIRKIGCKLCEARRSCVVLFPCKHLCCCTACEPLLGLCPVCGTAKEASLEVFLGLQKPAKF, encoded by the exons ATGGCTGTTCGGGCTGATTTACTATCCTTCGAGAATATGGGCAATGGATCATTTGTCGGGTGCGGGTCACAGGATGGGGTTATGCGGTTCGAAGATGGCctttgttttcaagaaataaTGGGTCATGATGTGCAGAGGAAAGGAGTTATGCTTCCAGCGTTAGGTTCTTTTGATAATCAAGCTGTTGCTTCTTCCTCTGAGACTCTTTCTATGGAGTTCCTGCAATGTTTGTCCTCTGAAGCTGAGAGGCAAAACCTTGAAATGAATTGGTTTCTTCATTTGGAG AATCAGAATTTGAGATCACTCATGCAAGAAGCCACTCGGAAACAAGCTGTTGTGCTACACAAACACTACGAATCCAGAATCAAGTTCATAATTCAGAAAAAAGATGAACAACTAAGCAATGCAAGAAACAGAGCGATAGAGCTCCAAGATTTCTTGCGAAGAGCAGAAATGGAAGCCAAAGCCTGTGAGACAAAGGCCACAGAAAAAGAAGCCATTGTCTCTGACCTCAACAACAAGCTGAAACAATTCAGACTGAAAGAGTATTCACTTTGTGATTCTTcctccagcagcagcagcacaaAGGAGATGGGAAAGACAGAAGAAGAGATTAGAAAGATTGGTTGCAAATTATGCGAAGCTCGAAGATCGTGTGTTGTTTTGTTCCCTTGCAAGCACCTGTGTTGCTGCACGGCGTGTGAGCCACTTTTGGGGCTCTGTCCAGTGTGTGGAACAGCGAAAGAGGCGAGTTTGGAGGTGTTCCTAGGCCTACAGAAGCCTGCAAAATTCTGA
- the LOC142532504 gene encoding uncharacterized protein LOC142532504, producing the protein MSRCFPYPPPGYTPSRASKEALIESIKLQKEQEKAKAQKQTKKRREKEDERKGREDERNEIRKKTNEKTDLNSKKRRKREERREEKKGRRKESIEKPDLNSNKFSFPNRQIGKNIWAHGEQLQRSGLTEEHDQPIRYLPSKSSESTENSSKWKRPSSPVNVIRGHGTIIRILLSSKKRNLPDISINEQQIYSTSGRTDVPPQRNLQPNFCASAEKTSDFVQGDFNRTDKKHIISTSGKSEPAGPAKTRTPPGLDAIEGSKESSESLQFKNLIENWVPPSLQDTPFSPEDLDWLICSKDHGLRPERRQKFENDTVFCSISSSLWQPRAQLSPLPRHATPIHVRI; encoded by the exons ATGTCTCGGTGCTTTCCGTACCCACCCCCTGGGTATACACCGAGCAGAGCCAGCAAAGAGGCTTTGATCGAATCGATTAAG CTCCAAAAGGAACAAGAGAAAGCTAAGGCACAAAAGCAAACGAAGAAGAGAAGGGAGAAGGAAGATGAAAGGAAGGGGAGAGAAGATGAGAGGAATGAGATAAGGAAAAAGACAAATGAGAAGACTGATCTGAATTCAAAGAAGAGAAGGAAGAGAGAAGAGCGAAGGGAGGAGAAAAAAGGGAGAAGGAAAGAGAGCATTGAGAAGCCTGATCTGAATTCAAACAAGTTCAGCTTCCCTAATCGACAGATTGGCAAAAATATTTGGGCACATGGGGAGCAGCTACAAAGAAGTGGTCTTACTGAGGAGCATGATCAGCCTATTCGTTACTTACCCAGCAAATCTTCCGAAAGTACAGAAAATAGCAGTAAGTGGAAGAGGCCGTCCTCACCCGTTAATGTCATACGGGGTCATG GCACTATTATCAGGATACTACTGTCTTCAAAGAAACGGAACTTGCCTGATATCTCGATAAACGAACAACAGATCTACTCCACATCCGGAAGAACGGACGTTCCACCTCAGAGAAATTTGCAACCAAACTTTTGTGCCTCGGCTGAGAAAACCAGCGACTTTGTTCAAGGTGACTTCAATAGAACCGATAAAAAGCATATCATTTCAACTTCTGGTAAGTCTGAACCTGCTGGTCCAGCCAAAACACGAACCCCACCTGGCCTTGATGCTATCGAGGGTTCCAAGGAAAGCTCAGAATCACTACAGTTCAAAAATCTAATTGAGAATTGGGTTCCACCATCGCTGCAAGATACACCTTTTAGTCCGGAGGATCTGGATTGGCTAATCTGTAGCAAGGATCACGGCCTACGACCTGAGAGaagacaaaaatttgaaaatgataCTGTGTTCTGCTCTATCAGCTCATCCTTGTGGCAACCCCGTGCACAGCTCTCGCCTCTCCCAAGGCATGCGACACCGATTCATGTCAGGATATAA
- the LOC142533096 gene encoding rac-like GTP-binding protein 5 isoform X2 has protein sequence MSATRFIKCVTVGDGAVGKTCMLISYTSNTFPTDYVPTVFDNFSANVVVDGSTVNLGLWDTAGQEDYNRLRPLSYRGADVFLLAFSLISKASYENVAKKWVPELRHYAPGVPIILVGTKLDLRDDKQFFVNHPGAMPISTSQGEELRKLIGAHIYIECSSKSQQNVKAVFDAAIKIVLQPPKQKKKNKVHKVCSIL, from the exons ATGAGCGCAACGAGGTTCATCAAGTGTGTGACGGTGGGCGATGGAGCTGTAGGCAAAACTTGTATGTTGATTTCTTATACTAGCAACACATTTCCTACG GATTATGTCCCTACCGTTTTTGATAACTTCAGCGCAAATGTGGTTGTGGATGGTAGCACAGTGAACCTAGGATTATGGGATACTGCTG GTCAGGAGGATTATAATAGATTACGGCCATTGAGCTACCGTGGAGCAGATGTTTTTCTTCTTGCGTTTTCTCTTATTAGCAAGGCCAGCTATGAAAATGTTGCAAAAAAG TGGGTTCCTGAGTTGAGACATTATGCTCCTGGTGTTCCAATAATTCTTGTCGGAACAAAGCTTG ATCTAAGAGATGATAAGCAATTCTTCGTCAATCATCCTGGAGCCATGCCTATTAGTACATCTCAG GGAGAGGAACTCAGGAAACTAATAGGCGCCCACATATACATTGAGTGTAGTTCAAAATCACAGCAG AACGTGAAGGCTGTTTTCGATGCAGCAATAAAGATAGTATTGCAACCACCGAAGCAAAAAAAGAAGAATAAAGTGCACAAAGTCTGCTCTATTTTGTGA
- the LOC142533096 gene encoding rac-like GTP-binding protein 5 isoform X1, whose protein sequence is MRRKLEAPLAGIRVVEMSATRFIKCVTVGDGAVGKTCMLISYTSNTFPTDYVPTVFDNFSANVVVDGSTVNLGLWDTAGQEDYNRLRPLSYRGADVFLLAFSLISKASYENVAKKWVPELRHYAPGVPIILVGTKLDLRDDKQFFVNHPGAMPISTSQGEELRKLIGAHIYIECSSKSQQNVKAVFDAAIKIVLQPPKQKKKNKVHKVCSIL, encoded by the exons ATG AGGAGGAAGCTTGAGGCTCCTTTGGCTGGGATCAGAGTGGTTGAAATGAGCGCAACGAGGTTCATCAAGTGTGTGACGGTGGGCGATGGAGCTGTAGGCAAAACTTGTATGTTGATTTCTTATACTAGCAACACATTTCCTACG GATTATGTCCCTACCGTTTTTGATAACTTCAGCGCAAATGTGGTTGTGGATGGTAGCACAGTGAACCTAGGATTATGGGATACTGCTG GTCAGGAGGATTATAATAGATTACGGCCATTGAGCTACCGTGGAGCAGATGTTTTTCTTCTTGCGTTTTCTCTTATTAGCAAGGCCAGCTATGAAAATGTTGCAAAAAAG TGGGTTCCTGAGTTGAGACATTATGCTCCTGGTGTTCCAATAATTCTTGTCGGAACAAAGCTTG ATCTAAGAGATGATAAGCAATTCTTCGTCAATCATCCTGGAGCCATGCCTATTAGTACATCTCAG GGAGAGGAACTCAGGAAACTAATAGGCGCCCACATATACATTGAGTGTAGTTCAAAATCACAGCAG AACGTGAAGGCTGTTTTCGATGCAGCAATAAAGATAGTATTGCAACCACCGAAGCAAAAAAAGAAGAATAAAGTGCACAAAGTCTGCTCTATTTTGTGA
- the LOC142532505 gene encoding uncharacterized protein LOC142532505, producing the protein MIQRSPNQAVPPYKNPKKINHPLAYSSFTKFLPSNFQEPGILQAPPPFLSHSCPPFLQPSVQPPLLPLPAAHPRGVASTRGLSCPPINRKTGNNNRTRDSPLTPKMPNSSRNENKVSPPKPSDCIIISSTTPLGHHLPKTVAKALPLVSPGNNIPDDYKNVETNISDKFSGSVVFAISPPPSSLPFPRFSLRPKFYCKVEAAGINTGATDDLRRLLRLR; encoded by the coding sequence ATGATTCAAAGATCACCAAATCAAGCAGTTCCTCCATACAAAAATCCTAAGAAAATCAACCATCCTTTAGCATATAGCTCCTTTACGAAATTTTTgccttcaaattttcaagaaccTGGTATTTTACAGGCTCCGCCACCTTTTCTTTCCCACTCCTGCCCTCCATTTCTCCAACCATCAGTGCAGCCACCTCTTCTTCCTCTCCCAGCCGCTCACCCCCGCGGCGTAGCCTCCACCAGAGGTCTCTCTTGCCCACCTATAAACAGGAAAACCGGCAACAATAATAGAACCAGAGACTCACCCCTCACCCCCAAGATGCCAAATTCTTCCAGAAACGAGAACAAAGTTTCACCTCCGAAACCTTCAGACTGTATAATTATTTCATCCACCACTCCTTTGGGTCACCACCTTCCCAAGACCGTTGCAAAAGCTTTACCTTTAGTCTCACCAGGTAACAACATTCCCGATGATTATAAAAATGTTGAAACTAACATTTCCGACAAGTTTTCAGGTTCTGTGGTGTTCGCCATATCTCCGCCGCCGAGCAGCTTGCCCTTTCCCAGGTTTTCTTTGAGGCCAAAGTTCTACTGCAAAGTTGAGGCTGCGGGGATTAATACTGGAGCCACTGACGATCTCCGGCGACTTCTCCGGCTCCGCTAA